The following coding sequences are from one Paenarthrobacter ureafaciens window:
- the tdh gene encoding L-threonine 3-dehydrogenase, which yields MKALYKSGPHAGFELVERPEPQAGPGDVKIRVMTTGICGTDLHIQSWDAWAQGIIETPLIAGHEFYGEVVEIGEAVRDVKVGDRVSGEGHVVCGICRNCRAGRRQMCIHTVSVGVQRDGAFAEYVVIPETNVWVHHDESVTPELGAIFDPFGNAVHTALSFPLVGEDVLITGAGPIGLMAIAVARHAGARKIAITDVSAPRLELARRMGVDLAVDVSKMRVREAQQELGMREGFDIGLEMSGHPTALPEMIDNMNHGGRIAMLGLPSQSIDIDWGKVVTHMLTLKGIYGREMFETWYAMSAMLSSNPVLHRSISAVVTDKLPATEWEKGFEIARNGVGGKVVLDWTEL from the coding sequence ATGAAGGCTCTCTACAAATCCGGACCACACGCAGGGTTCGAACTCGTCGAACGTCCAGAGCCCCAGGCGGGTCCCGGCGATGTCAAGATCCGTGTGATGACCACCGGCATCTGCGGCACCGACCTCCACATCCAGAGTTGGGACGCCTGGGCGCAGGGCATCATCGAAACGCCCCTCATCGCCGGCCACGAGTTCTACGGCGAAGTAGTGGAAATCGGCGAGGCCGTCCGCGACGTCAAAGTAGGGGACAGGGTCTCCGGCGAAGGCCACGTGGTGTGCGGAATCTGCCGCAACTGCCGTGCCGGACGCCGCCAGATGTGCATTCATACTGTTTCCGTCGGCGTGCAGCGCGATGGTGCCTTCGCCGAATACGTCGTCATCCCGGAAACCAACGTCTGGGTCCACCACGACGAGTCCGTTACCCCTGAACTCGGCGCCATCTTCGACCCCTTCGGCAACGCAGTACACACCGCGCTGAGCTTCCCCTTGGTGGGCGAGGACGTCCTCATTACCGGTGCCGGGCCCATCGGCCTGATGGCCATCGCCGTCGCCCGCCACGCTGGCGCCCGGAAAATTGCCATCACGGACGTGTCCGCTCCGCGGCTTGAGCTGGCCCGCCGGATGGGCGTGGACCTCGCCGTCGATGTTTCCAAGATGCGCGTCCGTGAAGCGCAGCAGGAACTGGGCATGCGCGAAGGCTTCGACATCGGACTCGAAATGTCCGGACACCCCACGGCACTGCCTGAGATGATCGACAACATGAACCACGGCGGACGCATCGCCATGCTTGGCCTTCCGAGCCAATCCATCGACATCGACTGGGGCAAGGTTGTCACCCACATGCTCACCCTCAAGGGCATTTACGGCCGTGAAATGTTCGAGACCTGGTACGCGATGAGCGCCATGCTCTCTTCCAACCCCGTACTTCACCGCAGCATCTCCGCCGTCGTCACGGACAAGC
- a CDS encoding LysR family transcriptional regulator produces MEIHQLQMLRELGDLGSVKAVADTLMVTPSAVSQQLALLQKSVDVPLTRKEGRALVLTDAGRVLAEAGAAVVNAMADARAAIGAYHDAPDAPVSVSAFHSAGQALFAPLAALLASKTESDGGKSPRLRLADEDVAQEDFPGLAARYDLVLAHRMDNSPPWPEDKVAVIPLADEPLDVALPAGHPLASRRQLGPSDVVDEPWVTSRDGYSPADVLAAVVAVSGRPAEVLHRINDYSTVAALVSAGGAIGLLPRFTARRVLDAGVVVLRPLSGVNSVRKIDILARPETLKRKSVMTVCESLQTVMTGLSSPK; encoded by the coding sequence ATGGAAATTCACCAGCTGCAGATGCTTCGCGAACTCGGCGACCTGGGCAGCGTCAAGGCCGTCGCAGACACGCTCATGGTGACGCCCTCAGCCGTATCCCAACAGCTCGCGCTGCTGCAGAAATCAGTCGACGTGCCGCTGACGCGCAAGGAGGGCCGCGCCCTGGTGCTGACCGACGCCGGCCGCGTCCTCGCCGAGGCGGGCGCCGCCGTCGTCAACGCCATGGCGGATGCGCGGGCGGCGATTGGCGCCTACCACGACGCCCCGGACGCGCCCGTCAGCGTCAGCGCCTTCCATAGCGCCGGGCAGGCGCTGTTCGCTCCCCTGGCAGCGCTGCTGGCTTCGAAAACAGAGTCCGACGGCGGGAAGTCACCCCGCCTGCGCCTCGCAGACGAGGACGTGGCCCAGGAGGATTTCCCGGGGTTGGCAGCGCGCTACGACCTGGTCCTCGCCCACCGCATGGACAACAGCCCGCCATGGCCCGAAGACAAAGTTGCTGTTATTCCGCTGGCCGATGAACCCCTGGATGTCGCTTTGCCGGCAGGACACCCGCTGGCTTCGCGGCGCCAACTGGGTCCGTCCGACGTCGTGGATGAACCGTGGGTGACCAGCCGCGATGGCTATTCGCCCGCGGACGTCCTTGCCGCCGTCGTTGCCGTGAGCGGGCGGCCTGCCGAGGTGCTGCATCGCATCAACGACTATTCGACCGTGGCGGCGCTGGTATCTGCCGGTGGCGCGATCGGTCTGCTGCCGCGGTTCACGGCACGGCGGGTGCTGGACGCCGGGGTGGTGGTGCTGCGTCCACTGTCGGGCGTGAATTCGGTCCGCAAAATCGACATCCTTGCACGGCCCGAAACGCTCAAACGGAAATCGGTCATGACGGTTTGCGAGTCACTTCAAACCGTCATGACCGGGCTCTCCTCACCCAAGTAG